In the Thermococcus sp. genome, one interval contains:
- a CDS encoding DUF424 domain-containing protein — protein MIYVKVYRVQGEVLLAACDEELLGKTFREGELKLEVKERFYKGELVDEEALETMLGEATIANLTGERCVGKAIELGYIDETRVLRIQGVPHAQMAKLFL, from the coding sequence ATGATATACGTCAAAGTGTACAGGGTTCAGGGGGAAGTTCTCCTCGCGGCCTGCGATGAGGAGCTCCTTGGGAAAACCTTCAGGGAAGGTGAACTGAAGCTTGAGGTCAAGGAGCGCTTTTACAAGGGCGAGCTGGTCGACGAGGAGGCCCTTGAGACCATGCTGGGTGAGGCTACCATCGCCAACCTTACTGGCGAGCGCTGCGTGGGAAAAGCGATAGAACTGGGCTACATTGATGAGACGAGGGTGCTCAGGATTCAGGGAGTTCCCCACGCCCAGATGGCAAAGCTCTTCCTCTGA